One genomic region from Bos indicus isolate NIAB-ARS_2022 breed Sahiwal x Tharparkar chromosome 17, NIAB-ARS_B.indTharparkar_mat_pri_1.0, whole genome shotgun sequence encodes:
- the FICD gene encoding protein adenylyltransferase FICD isoform X1, whose translation MRDADKLRKPIRCEEAGGPTNGESPRAGPRAGGGGPGSRPPAKTASAEKAATGPCSGARSRSPPGPCGRVQGACPWAQMTLMSMASVMAVTEPKWVSVWGRFLWAMLLSMVLGSLLALLLPLGTVEEHCLTVLKGFYLLRSKLERAQPAVIKCTRPSTELSLTSRGAALLAVKTKASPAGKLEAKAALNQALEMKRQGKRQKAHKLFLHALKMDPGFVDALNEFGIFSEEDKDIIQADYLYTRALTIAPHHEKALVNRDRTLPLVEEIDQRFFSIIDSKVKRVMSIPKGNSALRRVMEETYYHHIYHTVAIEGNTLTLSEIRHILETRYAVPGKSLEEQNEVIGMHAAMTYVNTTLLSRVGSVSIGDVLEIHRRVLGYVDPVEAGRFRTTQVLVGHHIPPHPQEVEKQMQEFVQWLNSEDAMSLHPVEFAALAHYKLVYIHPFIDGNGRTSRLLMNLILMQAGYPPITIRKEQRSEYYHVLEVANEGDVRPFIRFIAKCTETTLDTLLFATTEYPVALPEARPNHSGFKETLPVKP comes from the exons ATGCGAGACGCCGACAAGTTGAGAAAGCCAATCCGCTGCGAAGAGGCTGGCGGGCCGACCAATGGCGAGTCGCCGAGGGCGGGGCCACGGGCCGGCGGCGGAGGTCCTGGGAGCCGGCCGCCGGCCAAGACTGCGAGCGCTGAGAAGGCGGCAACAGGGCCCTGCAGCGGCGCGAG GTCCCGCTCTCCCCCAGGCCCCTGTGGACGTGTGCAAGGGGCCTGCCCCTGGGCCCAGATGACCCTCATGTCGATGGCTTCGGTGATGGCAGTGACTGAACCAAAGTGGGTCTCAGTCTGGGGCCGCTTCCTGTGGGCGATGCTGCTGAGCATGGTGCTGGGCTCCCTGCTggccctgctgctgccgctggGGACCGTGGAAGAGCACTGTCTGACTGTGCTCAAGGGCTTCTACCTGCTCAGGAGCAAGCTGGAGCGGGCACAGCCCGCTGTCATCAAGTGCACCAGGCCGTCCACGGAGCTCAGTCTCACCTCCAGGGGTGCGGCGCTGCTGGCGGTCAAGACCAAGGCCTCTCCAG CAGGCAAGTTGGAGGCCAAAGCAGCTCTGAACCAGGCCCTGGAGATGAAACGGCAGGGCAAGCGGCAGAAGGCCCACAAGCTCTTCCTGCACGCCCTCAAGATGGACCCGGGCTTTGTGGACGCGCTCAACGAGTTCGGCATCTTCTCGGAGGAGGACAAGGACATCATCCAGGCAGACTACCTGTACACCCGCGCGCTGACCATCGCGCCCCACCATGAGAAGGCGCTGGTCAACCGCGACCGCACACTGCCGCTGGTGGAGGAGATCGACCAGCGCTTCTTCAGCATCATCGACAGCAAAGTGAAGAGGGTCATGTCCATCCCCAAGGGCAACTCCGCGCTGCGCCGGGTGATGGAGGAGACGTACTACCACCACATCTACCACACAGTGGCCATCGAGGGCAACACCCTCACGCTCTCGGAGATCAGGCACATCCTGGAGACGCGCTACGCCGTGCCGGGGAAGAGCCTGGAGGAGCAGAACGAGGTCATCGGCATGCACGCGGCCATGACATACGTGAACACGACGCTGCTGTCCCGCGTGGGCTCCGTCAGCATTGGCGACGTGCTGGAGATCCACCGGCGGGTGCTGGGCTACGTGGACCCCGTAGAGGCCGGCCGCTTCCGCACCACGCAGGTCCTGGTGGGCCACCACATCCCGCCCCACCCGCAGGAGGTGGAGAAGCAGATGCAGGAGTTCGTGCAGTGGCTCAACTCTGAGGACGCCATGAGCCTGCACCCGGTGGAGTTTGCGGCCCTGGCCCACTACAAGCTCGTCTACATCCACCCCTTCATTGACGGCAACGGCAGGACCTCGCGCCTGCTCATGAACCTCATCCTCATGCAGGCGGGCTACCCGCCCATCACCATCCGCAAGGAGCAGCGGTCTGAGTACTACCACGTGCTGGAGGTCGCCAACGAGGGCGACGTGAGGCCCTTCATCCGCTTCATTGCCAAGTGCACGGAGACCACCCTGGACACCCTGCTCTTCGCCACCACAGAGTACCCGGTGGCACTGCCAGAGGCCAGACCCAACCACTCTGGGTTCAAGGAGACGCTGCCAGTGAAGCCCTAA
- the FICD gene encoding protein adenylyltransferase FICD isoform X2, with translation MRDADKLRKPIRCEEAGGPTNGESPRAGPRAGGGGPGSRPPAKTASAEKAATGPCSGARSRSPPGPCGRVQGACPWAQMTLMSMASVMAVTEPKWVSVWGRFLWAMLLSMVLGSLLALLLPLGTVEEHCLTVLKGFYLLRSKLERAQPAVIKCTRPSTELSLTSRGAALLAVKTKASPGKLEAKAALNQALEMKRQGKRQKAHKLFLHALKMDPGFVDALNEFGIFSEEDKDIIQADYLYTRALTIAPHHEKALVNRDRTLPLVEEIDQRFFSIIDSKVKRVMSIPKGNSALRRVMEETYYHHIYHTVAIEGNTLTLSEIRHILETRYAVPGKSLEEQNEVIGMHAAMTYVNTTLLSRVGSVSIGDVLEIHRRVLGYVDPVEAGRFRTTQVLVGHHIPPHPQEVEKQMQEFVQWLNSEDAMSLHPVEFAALAHYKLVYIHPFIDGNGRTSRLLMNLILMQAGYPPITIRKEQRSEYYHVLEVANEGDVRPFIRFIAKCTETTLDTLLFATTEYPVALPEARPNHSGFKETLPVKP, from the exons ATGCGAGACGCCGACAAGTTGAGAAAGCCAATCCGCTGCGAAGAGGCTGGCGGGCCGACCAATGGCGAGTCGCCGAGGGCGGGGCCACGGGCCGGCGGCGGAGGTCCTGGGAGCCGGCCGCCGGCCAAGACTGCGAGCGCTGAGAAGGCGGCAACAGGGCCCTGCAGCGGCGCGAG GTCCCGCTCTCCCCCAGGCCCCTGTGGACGTGTGCAAGGGGCCTGCCCCTGGGCCCAGATGACCCTCATGTCGATGGCTTCGGTGATGGCAGTGACTGAACCAAAGTGGGTCTCAGTCTGGGGCCGCTTCCTGTGGGCGATGCTGCTGAGCATGGTGCTGGGCTCCCTGCTggccctgctgctgccgctggGGACCGTGGAAGAGCACTGTCTGACTGTGCTCAAGGGCTTCTACCTGCTCAGGAGCAAGCTGGAGCGGGCACAGCCCGCTGTCATCAAGTGCACCAGGCCGTCCACGGAGCTCAGTCTCACCTCCAGGGGTGCGGCGCTGCTGGCGGTCAAGACCAAGGCCTCTCCAG GCAAGTTGGAGGCCAAAGCAGCTCTGAACCAGGCCCTGGAGATGAAACGGCAGGGCAAGCGGCAGAAGGCCCACAAGCTCTTCCTGCACGCCCTCAAGATGGACCCGGGCTTTGTGGACGCGCTCAACGAGTTCGGCATCTTCTCGGAGGAGGACAAGGACATCATCCAGGCAGACTACCTGTACACCCGCGCGCTGACCATCGCGCCCCACCATGAGAAGGCGCTGGTCAACCGCGACCGCACACTGCCGCTGGTGGAGGAGATCGACCAGCGCTTCTTCAGCATCATCGACAGCAAAGTGAAGAGGGTCATGTCCATCCCCAAGGGCAACTCCGCGCTGCGCCGGGTGATGGAGGAGACGTACTACCACCACATCTACCACACAGTGGCCATCGAGGGCAACACCCTCACGCTCTCGGAGATCAGGCACATCCTGGAGACGCGCTACGCCGTGCCGGGGAAGAGCCTGGAGGAGCAGAACGAGGTCATCGGCATGCACGCGGCCATGACATACGTGAACACGACGCTGCTGTCCCGCGTGGGCTCCGTCAGCATTGGCGACGTGCTGGAGATCCACCGGCGGGTGCTGGGCTACGTGGACCCCGTAGAGGCCGGCCGCTTCCGCACCACGCAGGTCCTGGTGGGCCACCACATCCCGCCCCACCCGCAGGAGGTGGAGAAGCAGATGCAGGAGTTCGTGCAGTGGCTCAACTCTGAGGACGCCATGAGCCTGCACCCGGTGGAGTTTGCGGCCCTGGCCCACTACAAGCTCGTCTACATCCACCCCTTCATTGACGGCAACGGCAGGACCTCGCGCCTGCTCATGAACCTCATCCTCATGCAGGCGGGCTACCCGCCCATCACCATCCGCAAGGAGCAGCGGTCTGAGTACTACCACGTGCTGGAGGTCGCCAACGAGGGCGACGTGAGGCCCTTCATCCGCTTCATTGCCAAGTGCACGGAGACCACCCTGGACACCCTGCTCTTCGCCACCACAGAGTACCCGGTGGCACTGCCAGAGGCCAGACCCAACCACTCTGGGTTCAAGGAGACGCTGCCAGTGAAGCCCTAA